From a region of the Betta splendens chromosome 5, fBetSpl5.4, whole genome shotgun sequence genome:
- the smug1 gene encoding single-strand-selective monofunctional uracil-DNA glycosylase 1 — MLHDNSSAHGSERNEQGRETVSEPITTPSSRFLQVELELNAHLRRLTFSEPVRYIYKPLEYAWDTHQSFVRTYCQVGQSILFLGMNPGPFGMAQTGVPFGEVKSVVDWLQITGEVGHPPEEHPKRRITGLACTQSEVSGARFWGFFRKLCGEPALFFRHCFVHNLCPLIFMNASGKNLTPPELPAAEREALLSMCDTALCEVVKALGVSMVIGVGRVAEQRARRALSAAQIGVRVEGIMHPSPRNPLANKGWEAVARAKLTELGVLSLLSNT; from the exons ATGTTGCACGATAACTCATCTGCACATGGATCGGAGAGAAACGAGCAGGGACGGGAGACGGTGTCGGAGCCCATTACTACCCCCTCCTCCAGGTTTCTGCAGGTCGAACTAGAGCTGAACGCCCATCTCCGTCGACTCACCTTCAGCGAACCGGTCCGTTACATCTACAAGCCGCTGGAGTACGCCTGGGACACCCACCAAAGCTTCGTGCGGACGTACTGTCAGGTTGGACAGAGCATCCTGTTCCTGGGGATGAACCCAGGACCCTTCGGCATGGCCCAGACCGGG GTCCCCTTTGGTGAAGTGAAGTCTGTTGTTGACTGGCTGCAGATCACAGGGGAGGTGGGTCATCCTCCTGAGGAGCATCCGAAGCGCCGGATCACGGGGCTCGCGTGCACTCAGAGTGAAGTGAGCGGCGCCCGTTTCTGGGGCTTCTTCAGGAAGCTGTGCGGTGAACCAGCGCTGTTCTTCCGCCACTGCTTCGTGCACAACCTGTGCCCGCTGATCTTCATGAATGCCAGCGGGAAGAACCTGACCCCTCCCGAGTTGCCAGCGGCCGAACGAGAAGCCCTCCTGAGCATGTGTGACACGGCGCTGTGTGAGGTGGTGAAGGCACTGGGCGTCTCCATGGTGATCGGCGTTGGACGGGTGGCGGAGCAGCGGGCTCGGCGTGCCCTTTCTGCTGCACAAATCGGCGTGCGAGTCGAGGGCATCATGCATCCATCACCCAGGAACCCACTGGCCAATAAGGGGTGGGAGGCAGTGGCCAGGGCCAAACTGACCGAACTGGGTGTTCTGTCGCTGCTGAGCAACACATGA